A region from the Salvia splendens isolate huo1 chromosome 15, SspV2, whole genome shotgun sequence genome encodes:
- the LOC121768289 gene encoding probable aspartic proteinase GIP2 yields the protein MASYPTLSIFIASSLLILSSFSNGKTPPKPKAFTFPIWKDDTTNQYYTTIQFGSNATTLNVGVDLGGKLLWFNSPEYFSAADSFRPTRCGTKQCKIADGIGCVFCFLSPPAPRCTNNTCSDYALNPFTGNEDYSGIGTDVLRVGSTRRAQYKVNNFPFKYAHDALLEGLATNLVGLIGLARTRVSLPAHLSSAFKIREKFTLCLPSSGANGSMIIGETAYIKPFQQISKSIRTTPLLRNPVSINGNEVIGNLTIQYFIGVKSIRVGETPLVLNQTLLSINKRTGEGGTSIRTVRAYTSLHKSIYAALVNEFVKAAAAKNIKRVASVAPFGACFDSKTISSTKAGPDVPTVDFVLQSKSVYWRFYGWNTMVRAGDGVMCLAFVEGQPNLSGPTTSIFVGGYQMENHLLEFDMAAEKLGFSSSLLLRDTSCNQFRAA from the coding sequence ATGGCTTCTTATCCTACTCTTTCCATCTTCATAGCTTCATCTTTGCTCATTTTATCTTCCTTCTCAAATGGTAAAACCCCACCGAAACCTAAAGCATTCACCTTCCCAATTTGGAAAGATGACACAACAAACCAATACTACACCACAATCCAATTTGGTTCCAACGCCACCACACTCAACGTTGGGGTCGATCTTGGCGGCAAGTTGCTATGGTTCAACTCCCCCGAATACTTCTCTGCGGCCGACTCATTCCGCCCAACCCGATGTGGCACCAAGCAGTGCAAGATAGCAGACGGAATCGGTTGTGTCTTCTGTTTCCTGTCACCACCGGCTCCAAGATGCACGAACAACACATGCTCTGACTACGCCCTCAATCCCTTCACTGGGAACGAGGACTATAGTGGCATAGGCACTGACGTCCTGCGTGTAGGCTCTACACGCAGGGCCCAATATAAGGTCAATAACTTTCCCTTTAAATACGCCCACGACGCCTTGTTGGAAGGCCTAGCTACCAACCTGGTTGGGCTCATTGGCCTGGCCAGAACTAGGGTTTCGCTTCCAGCACACCTATCATCTGCTTTTAAAATCCGCGAGAAGTTCACGCTATGCCTCCCTTCTTCGGGCGCCAATGGGAGCATGATCATCGGTGAGACGGCTTATATAAAACCCTTCCAGCAGATTTCGAAATCAATCCGGACGACACCTCTGCTCAGAAACCCTGTGAGCATAAACGGCAACGAAGTCATCGGAAATCTCACCATCCAGTATTTCATCGGCGTCAAGTCCATCAGAGTCGGCGAGACGCCTCTCGTGCTAAACCAAACTCTCCTTTCGATCAACAAGAGGACCGGAGAAGGAGGCACGAGCATACGAACCGTGAGGGCATACACGAGCCTGCACAAGTCGATCTACGCAGCTCTGGTTAACGAGTTTGTGAAGGCTGCAGCAGCAAAGAACATCAAGAGAGTGGCGTCCGTGGCTCCATTCGGTGCTTGTTTCGATTCGAAGACGATTTCCAGCACCAAGGCTGGGCCGGATGTGCCTACCGTGGATTTCGTACTGCAAAGTAAGAGCGTTTACTGGCGGTTTTACGGGTGGAACACGATGGTGAGAGCTGGAGATGGGGTGATGTGCCTTGCGTTTGTGGAGGGGCAACCGAATTTGTCGGGGCCGACGACGTCAATATTTGTGGGGGGTTACCAGATGGAGAATCATCTGCTGGAGTTTGATATGGCGGCGGAGAAGCTAGGTTTTAGCTCGTCGCTTCTACTGCGTGATACCAGCTGCAACCAGTTTAGAGCTGCCTAG
- the LOC121768290 gene encoding probable aspartic proteinase GIP2 gives MATPTLSIFILSSLLILSSFSNAQTQPKAFTFPITKDDPTNQYYTTIQIGSKATTLNVGIDLGGNFLWFNSQEYFAAADSYRPILCGTKQCQIANGIGCIFCFLSPPVPGCTNNTCSDYSLNPFTGTQGYSGLGQDVLRVVSTRGAQYKVNNFPFQYSDPVLREALATPTAGLIALGRTRVSLPAQLSSAFKIREKFALCIPSSGSKGSMIIGETAYTKPFQQTSESALTTPLLRNPVSINGNEVIGNLTIQYFIGVKSIRVGETPLVLNETLLSINKRTGEGGTSIRTVRAYTSLHKSIYAALVDEFVKAAAAKNIKRVASVAPFGACFDSKTISSTEAGPDVPVIDLVLQSKSVYWRFYGWNTMVRAGEGVICLAFVEGQPNLSGPTTSIVVGGYQMENHLLEFDVAAEKLGFSRSLLLRDTSCDKFGAA, from the coding sequence ATGGCTACTCCTACCCTTTCCATCTTCATACTTTCTTCTTTGCTCATTTTATCTTCCTTCTCAAATGCTCAAACCCAACCAAAAGCCTTCACCTTCCCAATTACAAAAGATGACCCAACCAACCAATACTACACCACAATCCAAATAGGCTCCAAAGCCACCACACTCAACGTCGGGATCGATCTCGGCGGCAATTTCCTATGGTTCAACTCTCAAGAATACTTCGCTGCAGCCGACTCGTACCGCCCGATCCTATGTGGGACCAAGCAGTGCCAGATCGCAAACGGAATCGGTTGCATCTTCTGCTTCCTGTCACCACCAGTGCCAGGATGCACTAACAACACATGCTCTGACTACTCCCTGAATCCCTTCACTGGGACCCAGGGCTACAGTGGCCTAGGCCAGGACGTCCTGCGGGTAGTCTCTACCCGCGGGGCCCAGTATAAGGTGAACAATTTCCCCTTCCAATACTCAGACCCTGTCTTGAGGGAAGCCCTAGCCACCCCCACGGCGGGGCTCATCGCCCTGGGCAGAACTAGGGTTTCCCTTCCAGCACAACTTTCATCAGCTTTCAAAATCCGCGAGAAGTTCGCGCTATGCATCCCGTCTTCGGGAAGCAAAGGGAGCATGATCATCGGCGAGACAGCTTATACAAAACCCTTCCAACAGACCTCGGAATCAGCCTTGACCACACCTCTGCTCAGAAACCCTGTGAGCATAAACGGCAACGAAGTCATCGGAAACCTCACCATCCAGTATTTCATTGGCGTCAAGTCCATCAGAGTTGGCGAGACGCCTCTCGTGCTAAACGAAACCCTGCTTTCTATCAACAAGAGGACCGGAGAAGGAGGGACGAGCATACGGACGGTGAGGGCGTACACGAGCCTCCACAAGTCGATCTACGCAGCTCTGGTCGACGAGTTTGTGAAGGCGGCTGCAGCGAAGAACATCAAGAGAGTGGCGTCCGTGGCTCCATTCGGTGCTTGTTTCGATTCGAAGACGATTTCCAGCACCGAGGCTGGGCCGGATGTGCCGGTTATCGATTTGGTGCTGCAGAGTAAGAGCGTTTACTGGCGATTTTACGGGTGGAACACGATGGTGAGAGCTGGAGAGGGGGTGATTTGCCTTGCGTTTGTGGAGGGGCAGCCGAATTTGTCGGGGCCGACGACGTCGATCGTTGTGGGGGGTTACCAGATGGAGAATCATCTGCTGGAGTTTGATGTGGCGGCGGAGAAGCTAGGGTTTAGCAGGTCGCTTCTGCTGCGTGACACGAGCTGCGACAAGTTTGGAGCTGCCTAG